A region from the Pithys albifrons albifrons isolate INPA30051 chromosome Z, PitAlb_v1, whole genome shotgun sequence genome encodes:
- the PIGG gene encoding GPI ethanolamine phosphate transferase 2 isoform X4 has protein sequence MRLRSGVFASSCLLIQALGVALFLRGFFPVPVRSLPRREARPDPPAEPAPPGPGMTSNWTKIPPPLFNKVVIVLIDALRDDFVFGSKGKQFMPYTTQVIEKGTSYSFVAEAKPPTVTMPRIKALMTGSIPGFIDVIVNLNSPALLDDNLIWQAKTAGKRIIFYGDDTWVKLFPKHFVEYDGTTSFFVSDFTEVDDNVTRHLDRVLKREDWDLLILHYLGLDHIGHMTGPNSPLVGPKLREMDNILKKIHISLLAKEEASLPNLLVVCGDHGMSETGSHGGSSEGEVHTPLLFISSAFEKRSGSLTKPKRVQQTDLASTLAVGLGLPISRNSVGNLILPVVGGKTMREQLRFVHLNGFQLSRLLQENTPAYEKGSAAAFAQCSKSPEQAGRI, from the exons ATGCGGCTGCGCTCAGGGGTGTTCGCCTCCTCCTGCCTTCTCATTCAGGCTCTGGGCGTCGCGCTGTTCCTCCGCGGCTTCTTCCCGGTGCCCGTAAGGTCTCTGCCCCGCAGGGAGGCCCGTCCGGACCCTCCCGCCGAGCCGGCCCCGCCTGGCCCAG GAATGACTTCTAActggaccaagattcctccacCACTTTTCAATAAAGTTGTCATTGTGCTGATAGATGCTTTGAGAGATGACTTTGTGTTTGGATCCAAAGGGAAACAGTTCATGCCATACACTACACAAGTTATTGAAAAAGGGACTTCATACAGTTTTGTTGCTGAAGCGAAGCCACCCACTGTGACCATGCCTCGAATTAAG GCTTTGATGACAGGGAGCATACCTGGTTTCATTGATGTTATTGTGAACCTCAATTCTCCAGCTCTGTTGGATGACAATTTGATATGGCAGGCAaaaacagctgggaaaagaaTAATCTTTTACGGTGACGATACATGGGTTAAATTGTTCCCAAAGCACTTTGTGGAGTATGATGGAACAACatcattttttgtttcagaCTTTACAGAG GTCGATGATAACGTTACCAGGCACTTGGATAGAGTGTTAAAGAGAGAAGACTGGGATCTCCTCATACTCCATTACCTGGGGCTGGACCATATTGGGCATATGACTGGGCCAAACAGCCCATTAGTGGGACCAAAACTTCGTGAAATGGATAACATACTAAAGAAGATTCATATTTCTCTTCTTGCAAAG GAGGAGGCTTCTTTGCCCAACTTACTAGTTGTTTGTGGGGATCATGGGATGTCTGAAACAGGTAGTCATGGTGGTTCTTCAGAAGGAGAAGTGCACACACCTCTGCTGTTTATCAGCTCTGCGTTTGAAAAGAGAAGTG GTTCTCTAACCAAACCCAAGCGTGTGCAACAAACAGATTTAGCCAGCACACTGGCAGTAGGTCTCGGTCTACCCATTTCAAGAAACAGTGTTGGGAACCTTATATTGCCAGTTGTTGGAGGCAAGACAATGAGAGAACAACTACGTTTTGTGCACTTGAATGGGTTCCAGCTTAGCAGGTTGCTGCAAGAGAATACACCTGCATATGAAAAAG gttctgctgctgcttttgctcAGTGTTCCAAAAGCCCTGAGCAAGCGGGCAGAATTTGA